From the genome of Pleuronectes platessa chromosome 19, fPlePla1.1, whole genome shotgun sequence:
acaatgatacaggccgaacttgggggtacactgaggctcaatgTAAATCTGACTgcctactggtttgtatggtagtatgatgaaaaccatgtggcccactcagtagatcaaccatcaatacctctatgcctttttaaactaaacgcttcctattttagaacaaaAGACAAGTAaagttctgccgcactaattaatgCATAGCGCCAGTTGATGTTATCAaccttctagacctatagcagttTAGAAGGTAGAGCAGGTCTAAGACTGGACCAgttctaactataagctttatcaaaaaggaagattttaagcctactcttaaacgtacagattttgtctgcctcccgaactgaaagtggtagattattccacaggagaggggcttgatagCTGAAACCCTCCTGTTTCTCCCTCAAGACAGCAGTTTAGATAGTCAGAGCTGAGGTTGGTAATACGTTGGAAAACCCTGTAACTCCCAGGTTCACACCAGTGTCATTTTGTTTTAGTAATATTATCAAATATTGCGACTTTTGCTGTGAAATATGGTAAAACTGCCTAAAAACGGGTATTGCCTTAGATTGTATAAAACCTAACCTAAAGATATTCATTGGCCGTACATTGCGAAAGTTTAGGGCTCTTGAGATGTTTAGATTCTTATCCAGCacaaaatgttggtttaagaAATTTTGTGAATGCTCAGCCTAGCTAAGACACATTCAGTCATGGATAAAGAGGGTGTAAATGTATCCATTgtaattaatgaatgaattaagaAATGTCCTAATACTTAAGTTTTGCCACATAATGTTTATGACAATTCCTAACAGGTGGCAATGCGTGCACTCGGCTTCGAGGTGAAGAAGGTGGACGTTCTGAAGATTCTTAAAGACTatgacagagagggaaacgGAAAAATAACCTTTGAGGATTTCAATGAAGTAGGTAAGTTGGCTTTCACCTCAAATGGAActctacagacagacacagtagaaagggagggagaagaacaTGACACGCAAACACATGTCTCTGTGCTGCAGTAAACCCTGAACACCTCTTTTCACAGTGACTGATCGCATCCTGGAACGAAACCCAAAGGAGGAGATCGTGAAAGCCTTCAAGTTATTTGATGATGACGAATCAGGAAAGATCAATCTGAGGAACCTGAAACGTGTTGCAAGAGAACTCGGGGAGAACATCAGTGATGAGGAGCTGCGCAGCATGATTGATGAGTTTGACACAGACGGAGATGGAGAGAGTAAGCGGCTATTTTCACTAAAAGAAACCAACACATTAAATATATGGGGAGCCTTTAGCCATTTTCAAACACACTGTATTGAATTATAATTAAGTGAGGTAGATACGCGGACAAGCAACATGTCTGTTAAATTCTAGGAGCAGAAAGATGT
Proteins encoded in this window:
- the cetn3 gene encoding centrin-3 translates to MSLSVRTDLSADNAKRRKRRELTEDQKHEIKEVLELFDTDKDKEIDYHELKVAMRALGFEVKKVDVLKILKDYDREGNGKITFEDFNEVVTDRILERNPKEEIVKAFKLFDDDESGKINLRNLKRVARELGENISDEELRSMIDEFDTDGDGEINQEEFLSIMTGDS